The genomic interval acacGCTATGTCAACTTCACAGAGGTTAGGGCGTCACGTTTTTATTCACATTGTCACGCTTTCTGAAACGAACACATTCTGTCCACGTGAACAAAAGAACAGCAATTTTACTCTCCGTCATCTTTTCACTccacaaatattaaaactgtATCACAGCCACGTGTGAAGGGAGCGAAATAATCAACAGAATCTGTGATTAGCAGCAGGAGTTAATATGAAAGCAAAAGAAACTGTCTTCAGCAGCCTCTGATGTAGTCACACTAGGATTTCAAATTCCGTACGTCTTCCAACGGAGCAGTCATATGGAATAaaactcagacagacacaccagTGAGCCTTCACCCCCAGGCCAGTTTCTCTAAACTGGACTACCCCATTCTCTGAGTGACCAGATGACACCTGAACTGAACACCTAGAGCCAGGGAGTTGTTACCTGCAGACCAGAGCCGTTCAGAGAGAGAGTAGCAACtctgttcactccaatggacctttttattcccagcaatggcggatcatggagccacggaagtgagcagcagtgcaTTAGAGTaccagcagaatggagtcaatggaccgtctgtgatgcacttatgaagggtaagacagtcaaataatcagattgtatattatcagcacatctgaatcaaataaatatgtgcattaaagcattcaaatattaattacattttacttaaaaaaacgtattgactaactacatagagtaactacataggtATGTGGGactgctatattgtaaatcgatacatttattgactattAATTACCAAAAGttgcagttctgtcgctctgaataatggattgtAATTCCGCGTAGACTTCCGggtctacatgagtcacgtgacgtgcaagcattttggactttctttgtcgcgactctctctctcaacggctccGCTGCAGACGACATGAGTGTGCGTGACGTCAAAAAATCCACGTCACCAGCACTCTGACAGTGAACTActatctaacacacacacacacacacacacacacacagtggaattAGCAAAACATGTCCCTTGTTGTAAATTAAATCGAAGACACTTGCTTCATGAATTGACCAGGCCGGATGGTGTGCAATATTGGTAACACTGGTTCGTCAGCTAGTTAACATTACCGGATAactttcatgaataaaaaccCCCATGAAGTCAGCTGAGTTCGATGAGTGTTGCCGGTGGTAAGCAAACTGCTGTCGCCCCCTGGAACCGCGTGAATACAGACACCGATAGTTTCAAATGTAACCACAGAAAATCATATAAAATcttattttaacacacacacacacacacacacacacacacacacacacacagacagaccatcGGGCCGCCGTCCGGGTCTCGGAGCTCTCTCCCTCCACGTCCCCGCTCACCTTCACTCTGACTCCGGCTCGCCgccttctcctccagcacctgGTTGTGGTTCCCGCGGCCCATGCTGCGCTCCCTCCGTCCGCCTTCCGGACCGAGTGTTCTACCCGCTGCCTGCGCTGCCAACACTCCGCTAGCCTCCTAGCTAGCCCCGGCTATCAGTTATGACAGACCCAGCTGGTCCAGCGACCACCGGTAGAGTGCATTGGTTTTTAGTTCGGGTTAAAGTGCGAGGCAGCGGGTCTGCTGACGGATACCAGACCGGAGCTGAGGTGCGAGGAGCCTGCGGAGGGACCACCAGGAACAACCGGGTGAACGCTCTCCGTGCAGGAGCTGAGGTGTCCAGGAACCGAGCTACAGCTGCTGGGATGAGCGCCGTCTGACAGGAGGTATCACTCTGCGGGGAAACGAAAAACCCAAGAACTAAGCGACTGCAGTACACCAGGAAGTACTCCTCTCACTACAAGCGACAGTGTACAAAAACTCTGTTACAAGTCCTGTTGTCAACATTTGAGAAGTCAAAGTACAAGCTCCTTAGTATCAAAAAGTATAAGAagtgataattataataataacactttattcataaagcacctttcaaaaaaaggaaaaattagcgtcacaaacaaggaaaaatatagacaacaagaaaacaagacaaagtgaaataacataaatataaaaacttaaAGAATACAGTGATttgatcaaaatgtatttatgtctttatttaaaCTCGAGCAGATACAAAACAATGTATAAACAAGATGGGAGAAGAACAATAGATTTGAGTAAAGAGAATCTCAGGAGGAAACAAGGCCTGTAAACATTGTTAATGTGCAGCTGTctggtttaaaaatatatatttttttttccctactgTTTCACATCAGTTATATAAAAACCGGTTCAGGTTTGAACAAGTTCAACATTTTGTACTGTTTATGAGTGTGATGTGTCTTTGAATAAACCGTCAGAGTGAGacctctttcctcttcatcatctctgatCCCAACAGCAGACAAACAATCACTTCCTTGTTCTCGCGCAGGTTGGAGAGGGAGGAACCCTATTGGCTGCTGGATGAACACCTCACCTGTCATAACTGGTCCGCGTTGAGTGCCgcctgctggtggaggaggacatcACACTAAAGGCCTGAGACGAACAGGAATCTGGAGATGTCTGAATATGGtcatttaatatttcagtttgacaattcaattcaattcaattttatttgtatagcgccatatcacaacatacattgtctcaaggcactttacatagtgaggtcaagtGACAGAGGATTAACACATCGGAGTCAAGACAAACTTCACATGTGATTCATGATGTCACCACAGACACATGAGATAATCAGAAGACTGACAACAGTTCTGTGTAATGAGTCAAATGTAaccattttaattatatttaacaATTATAATATATgatcacataaatattaatacaatagtaattaaaataaactacaatatttgtgtttttgacattaTTACATGTTTCATGAAAACACTATTCTGACATTGCATTCACTGAGCAATCTTTGAttcattgaaatattttcagttaATAATGATAATGGCTGCTGTGATGAAATTATTATTCTGTACCTGAGGTTTTCTGTCTGTTCAGGACCCCACAGAAAAAATAAGATTAGTTAATTAAACACAACAAACTAGAATCTGACTTAATAGAGctcatacctccgccaagggcCAACAGTCtgcttaaattcaatcaagcaaTCAATCAATTGCAGATATCACTACCCTAAATAAGActtcaagatccatgaattattgtGATCATGAGATGACTACTCTGCATGCCCCCTCTGATCCATGATGCCTCGTAAGAGAAACTATGaccaatttaatattttttcctgggttccgctcagctgctgcttcgacttgatgttaaaaaataaagaatccGATGGGAACATTATTGAATTAATACCATGCTCActatttcaatgtgaaaaacaTCTTTCATATTCCGCTTTATCTGATGTGCTCTGTAAAACAGAATCTCTTAATTGTATgttcagtaaaaataaaaaaaatggtttgaaaTGACCTGAATagatttgttttatatatatatatataggagtTATATCCTTCATTCAAAGTTTAACTACTTTCCTACCTCATCTCAGTCTTCATTAGTGACAGGCGCTGAGTTAGTCATgaaatcattatttctttcttgtttttatgaAGCAGTGACTCAGTTGAACCAGTTGATGGGAGTGAATATAAACCTGACAgtgacattattttttgtgttttgtagttAAATCACAGATGgagtcagaaacaggaagacagaaaCTTTTATTCAAACTTCAGATCTTTTTCTTCTCGGTCCAGTGttatttaatgtaaataaacagaaacaagtgGCTGATGAGGCCactttgacctttaacccccAGAATACAATAGAAAAGTATTTACACCACGAACCAGACTTGCCGGTTACCTTCTGAACCCGATACCTGATCCGTCTCAGactggaggaggcaggagaaacctcagaaaaaaaataaaaatctctgcTTGGGAACataataatggaaaaatgttcagtttaaccagtctttttttttatacaaaagaGGTAAAGATTCTCAGTTTTGAGGATTTTGTGTGTAACGGTTTTACGATCATATAAAATTGTGTAGTTTGATCAGTTTTGTTCATACAGACGTTGGTCTAATGAAAACCTGGTCACATTCTGTTGCGTGTGAGGAGTTGAACCTGTAGGTTTCTCTTCCTTCATTTCCCTCATGTTACGATAGAggacatcatcaccatcagttAACTCATACAGCAAATAAATACTCAGTtcaataaataatcaaacaggaagtcagtcaGCGCCAATCAGACGCAGCCTCCGAACCTGCTGCGTTCACCACCAGATAAATACAttcagatttaaataaatactttttcctcttcctcttcctcttgtaaCTCCTTCTAGATTTGTTCTCTTTAAACGGATTTTGTTCCCTTACCCTGCTGGTGCGTTCAAGGTCACAACATCAGGGATTTCAGACTTGGCTGATGATGGATGCAAAAAGTAACTGTAATGACCCTGATTTGTTCCGTATCtgaagcagtttaaaaaaacctgaTCCTTTAAAGTCCAGTGTgaggttttagtttttgtctccGCCCTGCTGGCTGAGCCGGGTCCTACACAGCCTGTGAGGTCACATGGACTCCAGTGACCTGGATGTTCAGGGTTATTTGACTGTGAGGATCTGCCCAGAGCCACGCAtgttcagtgttgtgtggtcAGAGGGACGTGCTGGGCAGCGAGCTGTGGACGTCCTGCaagtctcctccttcctcctcctcctccacctctcccccctccacccaggGGTGGGACAGGATCTCCTCAAGAGTCGGACGGTCGTCTGGACGGTACGAGAGACACCAGCAAATCAGAGACTGGCATTCTGGTGGGAAAGGGGGCAAACAACAGTGACATGAGTGACACTCAAAGGTGATGTAAGAACAGTTTTCATCCAAGCCAATCACATTTCATGAGGTCACAGCGGTGGGCAGAGCCTGTGCTCACCTTTGGAGACCCGCTTAGTGAAAACAGGCATGGCCCTGACAATCTCCTGGTCGCGATCGAACGGTATGTCACCGCACACCATGTCGAAGAGCAAAACGCCCAGAGACCAGACGGTGAGTGGGAGGGCGTCGTAGGACTGAGACAGAATCCACTCAGGAGGACTGTAGACCCGAGtacctgaggagaggagaggacagtcAGTAAGTCTGCAGCTGCTATCacatcatgtctgtgtgaaCGCTGACAGAGACTGATCGGTAGAGTTGAACAGTTCTGTCTCCATACCTTCAAACTCGCTGTACGGTGTCTCTTTGAGCGGAGCTCCTGATCCAAAATCGATGATCTTGACTTCGAGTGTCCTCGTGTCAACCACGATGTTCTCGTCTTTGACGTCTCGGTGCACGATGCCGTTAGTGTGCACGAACTGTAGCGCCTCCACAATCTGACAGAAAAACCTGAGGG from Scophthalmus maximus strain ysfricsl-2021 chromosome 3, ASM2237912v1, whole genome shotgun sequence carries:
- the pim2 gene encoding serine/threonine-protein kinase pim-2, whose translation is MLQKRAVEFDVEEEVRVKNVKEPFCSQYHCGPLLGSGGFGSVFSGHRLSDGLQVAVKQISSDRVQQWARLSGEVSPVPMEIALLQRLSEVGGHRGVISMLDWFEVEGQGFLLVLERPPQFQDLFDFISERGALSEHLALRFFCQIVEALQFVHTNGIVHRDVKDENIVVDTRTLEVKIIDFGSGAPLKETPYSEFEGTRVYSPPEWILSQSYDALPLTVWSLGVLLFDMVCGDIPFDRDQEIVRAMPVFTKRVSKECQSLICWCLSYRPDDRPTLEEILSHPWVEGGEVEEEEEGGDLQDVHSSLPSTSL